One window of Botrimarina mediterranea genomic DNA carries:
- a CDS encoding sigma-70 family RNA polymerase sigma factor, producing the protein MSQPLPPTAADAMPPGRAAPALGTSTLDWARLVRDRQAEVWRYLRYLGAKPAEADDLTQETLLAVVRSDFVEVSEPQTAGYLRTVARRQLLMLRRKQSRRCEVADVETAETVWADAMWRDRLHVDQWQDHVDAARGCVEKLEGRVRQAIDLAYRQGEVREAIAAQLEMTAGGVKTLLKRTREKLRECIEAALRQSADPNE; encoded by the coding sequence ATGAGCCAGCCCCTCCCGCCCACCGCCGCCGACGCCATGCCCCCGGGCAGGGCGGCGCCTGCGCTGGGAACGTCGACGCTCGATTGGGCGCGGCTGGTGCGTGACCGGCAGGCCGAGGTGTGGCGCTACTTGCGGTACCTCGGCGCGAAGCCGGCCGAAGCGGACGACCTCACGCAGGAGACGTTACTCGCCGTCGTGCGTTCGGACTTCGTCGAAGTTTCCGAGCCGCAGACGGCGGGCTACCTGCGGACGGTCGCCCGGCGGCAGCTGCTGATGCTGCGTCGCAAGCAATCGCGGCGCTGCGAGGTGGCGGACGTCGAGACGGCCGAGACCGTCTGGGCCGACGCGATGTGGCGGGACCGCCTGCACGTCGATCAGTGGCAAGACCACGTCGACGCCGCCCGCGGTTGTGTCGAGAAGCTCGAAGGCCGCGTGCGGCAGGCGATCGACCTAGCGTACCGGCAGGGCGAGGTCCGCGAGGCGATCGCCGCGCAGCTCGAGATGACCGCCGGCGGCGTGAAGACGCTGCTCAAACGCACGCGGGAGAAGTTACGCGAGTGTATCGAGGCGGCGCTGCGCCAAAGCGCCGACCCCAACGAATAG
- a CDS encoding YfbK domain-containing protein codes for MSDPKSTADDYRDRLVDRVLAEALGEERPPDLSQAILDKVEEEKVSVVQADQVAAKKPRRLRGRLVELAIAASVVGVLATLLLPTVHTARLATRSRAVEESAPETVTIAKPDSSDLRYQSSMPMLKDSNEASPPVRLKESAEGEFIVDVTAPENSTPQKQAYPTRAPNEAGDTIAGVPIQAVPSAEAPPQSTGVSQEQSQKQLFEQLARQQAEAPSRESQRWESFSSIDQKAVAPATPAMQPAESTPSPHYLTDNFQYYAPEPSNGPYGFAGGGEAFPKPEAWRDLSSSRRSRYKEVDQAFRDRYEPIHENAFVKPVGEDALSTFSIDVDTASYANVRQYLRDLRRMPPANAVRIEELVNYFEYGYEAPKAAEEEAESEAPFAANLGCSACPWKPEHKLVRIGVKGREVAVDKRPLSNLVFLIDVSGSMNQPNKLPLVISGLNALVNKLGENDRVAIVVYAGSEGVVLPSTGGDQKDAIRAALDRMTAGGSTAGGAGLRLAYEIAERNKIVGGVNRVVLCTDGDFNVGMTGTEELAKCVETRAKETNVYLTVLGFGRGNLNDAMLEQISGRGDGNYAYIDDFKEAHRVLSSDLSKTLVTIAKDVKLQVEFNPAKVASYRLIGYENRVMAAEDFNNDAKDAGDIGAGHTVTALYEVVPVGVEEPAPPVDGLKYQSVVDSVEDEARRVELTASRQGVAVGDDAAHEAPTAFADELLTLKIRYKQPEGGASKKLEFPLEDAGDDMSVSDADADFRWAAAVAEFGMLLRNSRHVGDGSFDTVLERARGAIGDDPQGYRAEFIDLVRRAKEVSGR; via the coding sequence ATGAGCGATCCCAAATCAACCGCCGACGACTACCGCGACCGGCTGGTGGACCGTGTGCTCGCCGAGGCGCTCGGCGAGGAGCGGCCGCCCGATCTGTCGCAGGCGATCCTCGACAAAGTGGAGGAGGAGAAAGTGTCCGTCGTCCAAGCCGATCAAGTCGCAGCGAAGAAGCCGCGGCGTCTCCGGGGCCGCCTTGTTGAGTTGGCCATCGCCGCGTCGGTCGTGGGCGTCCTGGCGACGCTTCTGCTACCGACCGTCCATACGGCGCGACTGGCAACGAGATCGCGAGCGGTAGAAGAATCCGCGCCCGAGACGGTCACGATCGCCAAGCCGGATTCGAGCGACCTGCGTTACCAGTCGTCGATGCCGATGCTGAAAGATTCCAACGAGGCTTCGCCGCCCGTCAGGTTGAAAGAGTCCGCCGAGGGCGAGTTCATTGTTGATGTGACGGCGCCTGAGAACTCCACTCCACAAAAGCAGGCGTACCCGACAAGGGCGCCCAATGAAGCAGGCGACACCATTGCTGGGGTTCCAATCCAAGCCGTTCCGTCAGCCGAGGCGCCACCTCAGAGCACTGGCGTCAGCCAAGAGCAGTCCCAGAAACAGCTCTTTGAGCAACTTGCTCGCCAGCAGGCCGAGGCTCCCTCGAGAGAATCGCAGCGATGGGAATCCTTTAGCAGCATCGATCAGAAGGCGGTGGCTCCCGCCACACCGGCGATGCAACCTGCGGAGAGCACTCCTTCACCCCATTACTTAACGGACAACTTCCAGTACTACGCGCCAGAGCCGTCCAACGGTCCTTACGGCTTCGCAGGTGGTGGCGAAGCGTTTCCCAAACCCGAAGCTTGGAGGGACCTAAGCAGTAGTCGTCGTAGTCGGTACAAGGAAGTGGATCAGGCTTTCCGCGACCGCTACGAGCCCATCCACGAAAACGCCTTCGTCAAACCAGTCGGCGAGGACGCGCTGAGCACCTTTAGCATCGATGTGGACACGGCGAGTTATGCGAACGTGCGGCAGTACCTGCGCGACCTGCGGCGGATGCCGCCCGCGAATGCGGTGCGGATTGAGGAACTCGTGAACTACTTCGAGTACGGCTACGAGGCGCCGAAGGCTGCGGAAGAAGAGGCGGAGAGCGAGGCGCCCTTTGCTGCGAACCTCGGTTGCTCCGCTTGCCCTTGGAAGCCGGAGCACAAGCTCGTGCGGATCGGCGTGAAGGGGCGGGAGGTCGCGGTCGATAAGCGGCCGCTGTCGAACCTTGTGTTCCTCATCGACGTGTCGGGCTCGATGAACCAGCCGAACAAGCTGCCGCTGGTGATCTCGGGGCTCAACGCGCTGGTGAACAAGCTCGGCGAGAACGACCGCGTGGCGATCGTTGTCTACGCCGGCAGCGAGGGGGTCGTGCTGCCGAGCACGGGGGGCGACCAGAAAGACGCGATCCGGGCGGCCCTCGATCGAATGACGGCGGGCGGCTCGACCGCGGGCGGCGCGGGGCTGCGGCTCGCCTACGAGATCGCCGAGCGGAACAAGATTGTCGGCGGCGTGAACCGCGTCGTGCTGTGCACCGATGGCGACTTCAACGTTGGCATGACGGGGACCGAGGAGCTGGCCAAGTGCGTCGAGACCCGGGCCAAGGAAACGAACGTCTACCTGACGGTGCTCGGCTTCGGCCGCGGCAACCTCAACGACGCGATGCTCGAGCAGATCAGCGGCCGCGGCGACGGCAACTACGCCTACATCGACGACTTCAAGGAAGCCCACCGCGTGCTCTCGAGCGACCTGTCGAAGACGCTTGTGACGATCGCCAAGGACGTGAAGCTGCAGGTCGAGTTCAACCCGGCGAAGGTCGCGTCGTACCGGCTGATCGGCTACGAGAACCGCGTGATGGCCGCGGAGGATTTCAACAACGACGCGAAGGACGCCGGCGACATCGGGGCGGGGCACACGGTGACGGCGCTGTACGAGGTGGTCCCCGTCGGGGTGGAAGAACCGGCGCCGCCGGTGGATGGGCTTAAGTACCAATCGGTCGTCGACTCGGTCGAGGACGAAGCGAGACGCGTCGAGCTGACCGCGAGCCGACAAGGGGTCGCGGTCGGGGACGACGCGGCTCACGAGGCGCCGACCGCCTTTGCTGACGAGTTGCTCACGCTGAAGATTCGCTACAAGCAACCCGAAGGGGGCGCGAGCAAGAAGCTCGAGTTCCCGCTTGAGGACGCTGGCGACGACATGAGCGTCAGCGACGCGGACGCGGACTTCCGCTGGGCCGCGGCGGTGGCGGAGTTCGGCATGTTGTTGCGGAACTCCCGGCACGTCGGCGACGGATCGTTCGACACGGTTCTCGAACGGGCCCGCGGCGCGATCGGCGACGACCCGCAGGGGTACCGGGCCGAGTTCATCGACCTCGTCCGGCGCGCAAAAGAAGTGAGCGGGCGCTGA
- the hisA gene encoding 1-(5-phosphoribosyl)-5-[(5-phosphoribosylamino)methylideneamino]imidazole-4-carboxamide isomerase, with the protein MQIWPAIDLRGGKCVRLRQGDYAQETVFNDEPAAVARMFADAGARCLHVVDLDGAREGAPVNLPAVEEILDVFNSYDEPCHVELGGGVRDEQAIAELLDFGLDRLVVGTSAIKHTDWFEGIVERFPGKLVLGVDARDGLVATDGWLETSQTNAVELAQRFIGKPLAAIVYTDIATDGMMQGPNVAAMAEMQAAMGSLPVVASGGVTTLDDVQRLKDAGLAAAIIGRALYEGTIDLSKAIAIGNS; encoded by the coding sequence ATGCAAATCTGGCCCGCCATCGACCTCCGCGGCGGCAAGTGCGTCCGCCTTCGGCAGGGGGACTACGCCCAGGAGACGGTCTTCAACGACGAGCCCGCCGCTGTTGCACGGATGTTCGCCGACGCCGGCGCCCGCTGCTTGCACGTGGTGGACCTCGACGGCGCCCGCGAAGGCGCCCCCGTCAACCTGCCGGCCGTTGAAGAGATTCTCGATGTCTTCAATAGCTACGACGAGCCCTGCCACGTCGAGCTTGGCGGCGGCGTCCGCGACGAGCAAGCGATCGCCGAGCTGCTCGACTTTGGCCTCGACCGCCTCGTCGTTGGCACGTCGGCCATCAAGCATACCGACTGGTTCGAAGGGATTGTCGAGCGGTTCCCCGGCAAGCTCGTGCTGGGCGTCGACGCCCGCGACGGCCTCGTGGCGACCGACGGCTGGCTCGAAACCAGCCAGACGAACGCCGTTGAACTCGCCCAGCGCTTCATCGGTAAGCCCCTCGCCGCGATCGTCTACACCGACATCGCCACCGACGGCATGATGCAGGGCCCGAACGTCGCCGCCATGGCCGAGATGCAAGCCGCCATGGGGAGTCTCCCTGTCGTCGCCTCCGGCGGCGTCACGACGCTCGACGACGTGCAGCGGCTCAAAGACGCGGGCCTCGCCGCCGCCATCATCGGCCGCGCGCTGTACGAGGGGACGATCGACCTATCGAAGGCGATTGCGATCGGGAACTCGTAA